One genomic region from Streptomyces sp. NBC_01431 encodes:
- a CDS encoding thiamine pyrophosphate-requiring protein — MKVSDYVLQRLREWEVEHVFAYAGDGINGLLAAWGRADNKPQFIQARHEEMAAFEAVGYAKFSGKVGVCAATSGPGAIHLLNGLYDAKLDHVPVVAIVGQTNRSAMGGSYQQEVDLLSLYKDVAGDYCEMVTVPEQLPNVIDRAMRTAYAKRTVTAVIIPADVQELDYTPPTHAFKMVPSSLGMAAYLPIPAESEITRAAELINAGEKVAILIGQGARGARAEVEQLAEVLGAGVAKALLGKDALPDDLPYVTGSIGLLGTRPSYELMQDCDTLLVIGSSFPYTQFMPDLDQARAVQIDIDPHMVGLRYPFEVNLVGDAGETLRRLLPQLKRKQHGKWRKKVEKDTARWWEVMERRAAVEAEPINPEYVVHTLDALLPDNVILAADSGSSANWYARHLRLRGGMRGSLSGTLATMGPGVPYVIGAKFAHPDRPCIALVGDGAMQMNGLAELITAAKYWQEWANPQLIVAVLNNQDLNQVTWEMRAMSGAPQFLPSQSLPDVPYADFARSIGLDGVRVEKPGEVEAAWRQALACDRPFVIDFRTDPAVPPIPPHASLDQIEAAAAAIVKGDSDRTGMIRQGLKAKVQEMLPGHKHRDGSGSEHAK; from the coding sequence ATGAAGGTCTCCGACTACGTTCTCCAGCGGCTGCGCGAGTGGGAGGTCGAGCATGTCTTCGCCTACGCGGGCGACGGCATCAACGGCCTGCTCGCCGCCTGGGGGCGGGCCGACAACAAGCCCCAGTTCATCCAGGCCCGGCACGAGGAGATGGCCGCCTTCGAAGCGGTCGGCTACGCGAAGTTCTCCGGCAAGGTCGGAGTGTGCGCGGCCACTTCCGGGCCCGGCGCCATCCACCTGCTCAACGGCCTGTACGACGCGAAGCTCGACCACGTGCCCGTCGTCGCGATCGTCGGGCAGACCAACCGCAGCGCCATGGGCGGCTCCTACCAGCAGGAGGTCGACCTGCTGAGCCTGTACAAGGACGTGGCGGGCGACTACTGCGAGATGGTCACCGTCCCGGAGCAACTGCCCAACGTCATCGACCGGGCGATGCGCACCGCGTACGCGAAGCGCACGGTGACCGCCGTCATCATCCCCGCCGACGTGCAGGAACTGGACTACACCCCGCCCACCCACGCCTTCAAGATGGTGCCCTCCAGCCTCGGCATGGCCGCCTACCTGCCGATCCCGGCCGAGAGCGAGATCACCAGGGCGGCCGAGCTCATCAACGCGGGCGAGAAGGTCGCCATCCTCATCGGCCAGGGTGCCCGCGGCGCCCGCGCGGAGGTGGAGCAACTCGCCGAGGTGCTGGGCGCCGGGGTGGCCAAGGCGCTGCTCGGCAAGGACGCGCTGCCCGACGACCTGCCCTATGTGACGGGCTCGATCGGACTGCTCGGCACCCGGCCCAGCTACGAGCTGATGCAGGACTGCGACACCCTGCTCGTCATCGGATCGAGCTTCCCCTACACCCAGTTCATGCCCGACCTCGACCAGGCCCGCGCGGTGCAGATCGACATCGACCCGCACATGGTGGGCCTGCGCTACCCCTTCGAGGTCAATCTGGTCGGCGACGCGGGCGAGACCTTGCGCAGGCTGCTGCCGCAGCTGAAGCGCAAGCAACACGGCAAGTGGCGCAAGAAGGTCGAGAAGGACACCGCGCGCTGGTGGGAGGTCATGGAGCGGCGGGCCGCGGTGGAGGCCGAGCCGATCAACCCCGAGTACGTGGTGCACACCCTGGACGCCCTGCTGCCCGACAACGTGATCCTGGCCGCCGACTCGGGCTCCTCCGCGAACTGGTACGCCCGCCACCTGCGCCTGCGCGGCGGCATGCGGGGCTCCCTGTCCGGCACCCTGGCCACCATGGGGCCCGGCGTGCCGTACGTCATCGGCGCCAAGTTCGCCCACCCCGACCGGCCGTGCATCGCGCTCGTGGGCGACGGCGCCATGCAGATGAACGGCCTCGCGGAGCTGATCACCGCCGCCAAGTACTGGCAGGAGTGGGCCAATCCGCAACTGATCGTCGCCGTCCTCAACAACCAGGACCTCAACCAGGTCACCTGGGAGATGCGGGCCATGTCCGGTGCCCCGCAGTTCCTGCCGTCGCAGTCGCTGCCCGACGTTCCGTACGCCGATTTCGCGCGCTCGATCGGCCTGGACGGCGTACGGGTGGAGAAGCCAGGCGAGGTCGAGGCGGCCTGGCGGCAGGCGCTGGCGTGCGACCGGCCGTTCGTCATCGACTTCCGCACCGACCCGGCCGTGCCGCCGATCCCGCCGCACGCCTCCCTCGACCAGATCGAGGCCGCGGCCGCTGCGATCGTCAAGGGCGACAGCGACCGCACCGGCATGATCCGCCAGGGCCTCAAGGCCAAGGTCCAGGAGATGCTCCCGGGCCACAAGCACCGCGACGGCTCCGGCAGCGAGCACGCCAAGTGA
- a CDS encoding FAD-binding and (Fe-S)-binding domain-containing protein has product MDVADSAASPGRGRAAWGAAADVDVAALERALRARVDGEVRFDAGSRGAYSTDGSNYRQVPIGVVVPRSVDAGAEAVAVCAEFAAPVLSRGSGTSLAGQCTNAAVVIDWTKYCSALVSVDTVRRTCIVEPGIVLDELNRQLAPHRLKFGPKPSTHSHCALGGMIGNNSCGASAQAYGKTVDNVRRLEVLTYDGTRMWVGPTTAEEFEAIVADGGRPAEIYQGLKDVIDRNLAEIRRGYPKIPRRVSGYNLDSLLPENGFDLARALVGSEGTLVTVLHAELDLVPVPPYDAMLVLGYPDICAAADEVPRLLKHGEPAQLEALDGRMAQLMREEHAYLESLERFPDGDSWLLVQFTGDSQEDVDGQARALLRALGRDEKDPSVAFSDDTAREQEMLKAREAGLGVTARPPDERETWEGWEDSAVPPERLGDYLRALKELFDEFDYDHPSLYGHFGQGCVHTRIPFGLKTADGVAAFRQFLFRAADLVVSFGGSLSGEHGDGQGRGELLVKMFGEPLVTAFGEVKAVFDPTGRMNPGKVVGPYRTDENLRLGPAWRPRETDTHFAYPDDGHSFTRAVLRCVGIGNCRTHTGGVMCPSYRVTGEEEHSTRGRARLLFEMLDGHADSPVSGGWRSSEVNDALDLCLACKGCKSDCPTGVDMATYKAEFLSHHYARRLRPAAHYSMGWLPLWARMSRLAPRTANAVLHAPALAGLGKRLAGVAPRREAPVFAEQSFVQWWAARGLPEPDPADPRTVVLWPDTFSTYFHPAVAKSAVRVLESAGFHVAVPTRAVCCGLTWISTGQLIAAKRVLGRTIDVLRPWLEAGTPIVGLEPSCTAVFRSDAPELMPDDQDVQRLAHQTSTFAEFLLHHAPDDWRPPSLTRAAVVQPHCHQHAVLKDDADRELMRRAGLEADVLDAGCCGLAGNFGFEQGHHDLSMKIAEQAVLPAVRAAAPSALVVADGFSCRTQIEQGDTGRRAMHLAEALALGLDGHAPADHPEKALVRPEPSPGQARMATGAALLTAASSAVAVYAWTRRRRG; this is encoded by the coding sequence ATGGATGTGGCCGACAGCGCCGCTTCGCCCGGCCGTGGACGAGCGGCGTGGGGCGCGGCGGCGGACGTGGACGTCGCCGCCCTGGAACGCGCCCTTCGCGCACGCGTCGACGGGGAGGTGCGCTTCGACGCCGGGAGCCGGGGGGCCTACAGCACCGACGGGTCGAACTACCGCCAGGTCCCCATCGGCGTCGTGGTGCCCCGCTCGGTCGACGCCGGAGCCGAAGCCGTCGCCGTCTGCGCGGAGTTCGCGGCGCCCGTCCTGTCGCGCGGCTCGGGCACCAGTCTGGCGGGCCAGTGCACCAACGCGGCGGTCGTCATCGACTGGACGAAGTACTGCTCGGCCCTCGTCAGCGTCGACACCGTCCGGCGCACCTGCATCGTCGAACCAGGCATCGTCCTGGACGAACTCAACCGTCAACTCGCCCCGCACCGGCTGAAGTTCGGGCCCAAGCCCTCGACGCACAGCCACTGTGCGCTCGGCGGCATGATCGGCAACAACTCGTGCGGCGCGTCCGCGCAGGCCTACGGCAAGACCGTCGACAACGTGCGGCGCCTCGAAGTCCTCACCTACGACGGCACCAGGATGTGGGTCGGTCCCACCACCGCCGAGGAGTTCGAGGCGATCGTCGCCGACGGCGGCCGCCCGGCCGAGATCTACCAGGGGCTCAAAGACGTCATCGACCGCAACCTGGCGGAGATCAGGCGCGGCTACCCGAAGATCCCCCGCAGGGTGTCCGGCTACAACCTGGACTCGCTGCTCCCGGAGAACGGCTTCGACCTGGCCCGCGCCCTGGTCGGCAGCGAAGGCACGCTCGTGACGGTGCTGCACGCCGAGCTGGACCTCGTGCCGGTGCCGCCGTACGACGCCATGCTGGTCCTTGGCTACCCCGACATCTGCGCCGCCGCCGACGAGGTGCCCCGGCTCCTGAAGCACGGCGAACCGGCCCAACTGGAGGCGCTGGACGGGCGGATGGCGCAGCTGATGCGCGAGGAGCACGCCTACCTCGAATCCCTGGAGCGCTTTCCCGACGGCGACAGCTGGCTGCTCGTACAGTTCACCGGCGACAGCCAGGAAGACGTCGACGGGCAGGCCCGCGCCCTGCTGCGGGCGCTCGGCCGGGACGAGAAGGACCCGTCGGTGGCGTTCTCCGACGACACCGCCCGCGAACAGGAGATGCTCAAGGCCCGCGAGGCCGGGCTCGGGGTCACCGCCCGCCCGCCCGACGAGCGGGAGACGTGGGAGGGCTGGGAGGACTCCGCGGTGCCGCCGGAGCGCCTGGGCGACTACCTGCGCGCCCTCAAGGAACTGTTCGACGAGTTCGACTACGACCACCCGTCCCTGTACGGGCACTTCGGTCAGGGCTGTGTCCACACCCGGATCCCGTTCGGTCTGAAGACCGCCGACGGAGTGGCAGCCTTCCGCCAATTCCTGTTCCGCGCAGCCGACTTGGTGGTCTCCTTCGGCGGCTCGCTGTCGGGGGAGCACGGCGACGGGCAAGGCCGCGGCGAGCTCCTCGTCAAGATGTTCGGCGAACCGCTCGTGACGGCGTTCGGTGAGGTCAAGGCGGTGTTCGACCCCACGGGCCGGATGAACCCGGGCAAGGTGGTCGGCCCGTACCGCACCGACGAGAACCTGCGGCTCGGCCCCGCCTGGCGGCCTCGGGAGACGGACACCCACTTCGCCTACCCCGACGACGGCCACTCCTTCACCCGGGCCGTGCTGCGCTGCGTGGGAATCGGCAACTGCCGTACCCATACCGGGGGCGTCATGTGTCCCTCCTATCGCGTCACCGGAGAGGAGGAGCACTCCACCCGCGGCCGGGCCCGGCTCCTGTTCGAGATGCTGGACGGGCACGCCGACTCGCCGGTGAGCGGCGGCTGGCGCTCAAGCGAGGTCAATGACGCCCTGGACCTGTGCCTGGCCTGCAAGGGCTGCAAGTCCGACTGCCCCACCGGCGTCGACATGGCCACCTACAAAGCCGAGTTCCTCTCCCACCACTACGCCCGTCGGCTACGCCCGGCCGCGCACTACTCGATGGGCTGGCTGCCCCTGTGGGCCCGAATGTCGCGGCTGGCCCCGCGCACGGCCAACGCCGTGCTGCACGCTCCCGCCCTGGCCGGACTCGGTAAACGCCTGGCGGGCGTGGCACCCCGGCGCGAGGCGCCGGTCTTCGCCGAGCAGTCGTTCGTCCAGTGGTGGGCCGCGCGAGGACTGCCGGAACCCGACCCGGCCGACCCGCGGACCGTGGTCCTGTGGCCCGACACGTTCTCCACCTACTTCCACCCCGCCGTCGCCAAGTCGGCCGTACGGGTCCTGGAGAGCGCCGGTTTCCACGTCGCGGTGCCGACCCGGGCCGTGTGCTGCGGACTCACCTGGATCTCAACAGGTCAACTCATAGCAGCCAAACGGGTGTTGGGTCGCACCATCGACGTACTGCGGCCGTGGCTGGAGGCCGGTACGCCGATCGTGGGGCTCGAACCGTCGTGCACCGCGGTGTTCCGCTCCGACGCCCCCGAGCTGATGCCGGACGACCAGGACGTCCAGCGTCTTGCCCATCAGACGTCGACGTTCGCCGAGTTCCTGCTCCATCACGCCCCCGACGACTGGCGGCCACCGTCGCTCACCCGCGCCGCCGTCGTCCAGCCGCACTGCCACCAGCACGCCGTCCTGAAGGACGACGCCGACCGGGAACTGATGCGCCGCGCCGGACTCGAAGCCGACGTTCTGGACGCCGGGTGCTGTGGTCTGGCCGGCAACTTCGGCTTCGAGCAGGGCCACCACGACCTGTCCATGAAGATCGCCGAACAGGCCGTCCTGCCGGCCGTCCGCGCCGCGGCACCCAGCGCCCTGGTCGTCGCCGACGGGTTCAGCTGCCGCACCCAGATCGAGCAGGGCGACACCGGACGACGGGCGATGCACCTGGCCGAGGCGCTGGCCCTCGGGCTCGACGGGCACGCCCCCGCCGACCATCCGGAGAAGGCCCTCGTCCGCCCCGAACCGTCCCCGGGCCAGGCCCGCATGGCCACCGGCGCGGCCCTGCTGACCGCCGCCAGCAGCGCCGTCGCGGTGTACGCCTGGACCCGCCGACGGCGCGGGTGA
- a CDS encoding LLM class F420-dependent oxidoreductase, which yields MTEYGYFLSSEEHTPAELVEQARMAEQAGFTALWISDHYHPWNGEQGQSPFVWSVIGALSQAVSLPVETAVTCPLVRMHPAVVAQAAATSAVQLGGRFRLGIGTGEALNEHILGDPWPETSVRLEMLEEAVRVMRQLFTGEQVSHHGKHYTVENARLYTLPDEPVPIDVSAFGPHAAEVAGRVGDGFITMAPDSAGIERFRRSGGGSKPVYAGLKVCWSTDEEEAVRTAHRLWANEQLPGELPQVLPTPRHFEQASELVTPDRVSANVTCGADPEAHVAAVKEYVDAGFDTVYINQIGKDQQGFFDFYRTKVLPQLG from the coding sequence ATGACGGAATACGGCTACTTCCTGTCCAGCGAGGAGCACACCCCGGCCGAACTGGTGGAGCAGGCCAGAATGGCGGAGCAGGCCGGATTCACCGCCCTGTGGATCTCCGACCACTACCACCCGTGGAACGGCGAGCAGGGGCAGAGCCCGTTCGTCTGGTCCGTGATCGGCGCCCTGTCCCAGGCGGTGTCGCTGCCGGTGGAAACCGCTGTGACGTGCCCACTCGTGCGGATGCACCCGGCCGTGGTCGCCCAGGCGGCGGCCACCAGCGCGGTGCAGCTGGGCGGCCGGTTCCGGCTGGGAATCGGAACCGGTGAGGCCCTCAACGAACACATCCTCGGCGATCCCTGGCCGGAGACCTCCGTACGGCTGGAAATGCTGGAGGAAGCCGTCCGGGTCATGCGCCAGCTGTTCACCGGGGAGCAGGTCAGCCATCACGGCAAGCACTACACCGTGGAGAACGCCCGGCTCTACACCCTCCCCGACGAGCCCGTGCCGATCGACGTGTCCGCCTTCGGCCCGCATGCCGCCGAAGTGGCGGGGCGGGTCGGGGACGGCTTCATCACGATGGCCCCCGACTCCGCGGGCATCGAGCGGTTCCGGCGCAGCGGAGGGGGCAGCAAGCCGGTGTACGCGGGCCTCAAGGTGTGCTGGAGCACCGACGAGGAGGAAGCGGTGCGCACGGCACACCGGTTGTGGGCCAACGAGCAACTGCCGGGTGAGCTGCCGCAGGTACTGCCCACCCCCCGCCACTTCGAGCAGGCCTCCGAACTCGTCACACCCGACCGCGTCTCGGCGAACGTCACCTGCGGGGCGGATCCGGAGGCCCATGTGGCGGCGGTCAAGGAGTACGTGGACGCCGGGTTCGACACCGTCTACATCAACCAGATCGGCAAGGACCAGCAGGGGTTCTTCGACTTCTACCGCACCAAGGTGCTGCCCCAGCTCGGCTGA
- a CDS encoding diguanylate cyclase: MALPGSTLVRNWHHWRRGRDLSVPARSTDVEDVNRRFLLYGVLPLWVLPGLADWWMHRRTRIEHTTGVKESAVHALMMTEAGLPVAMGLLARINPLVLSAMGGAAVAHGATALYDVSLATEKREVRPLEQHIHSFLEVLPLAGLAFTACLHADEVRAALRGGRGPEDWKLLPKSRPLPVTYLLTLGAVIGAGVIAPYAEEMTRCLRARRPLPAP; this comes from the coding sequence ATGGCTCTTCCCGGCAGCACCCTCGTCCGGAACTGGCACCACTGGCGGCGCGGCCGCGACCTGTCGGTCCCGGCCCGTTCCACCGATGTCGAGGACGTCAACCGCCGCTTCCTCCTCTACGGCGTCCTGCCCCTGTGGGTCCTGCCGGGCCTCGCCGACTGGTGGATGCACCGGCGCACCCGCATCGAACACACCACGGGCGTCAAGGAATCCGCCGTGCACGCGCTCATGATGACCGAGGCCGGGCTCCCGGTCGCCATGGGCCTGCTGGCCAGGATCAATCCGCTCGTCCTGTCCGCGATGGGCGGGGCGGCCGTCGCCCACGGCGCGACCGCCCTGTACGACGTGTCGCTGGCGACCGAGAAGCGCGAGGTGCGCCCCCTGGAACAGCACATCCACAGCTTCCTCGAAGTGCTGCCACTGGCCGGTCTGGCCTTCACCGCGTGCCTGCACGCCGACGAGGTGCGTGCTGCGCTGCGCGGCGGCCGCGGCCCCGAGGACTGGAAGCTCCTGCCCAAGTCCCGGCCGCTCCCCGTCACATACCTCCTCACGCTCGGCGCGGTCATCGGCGCGGGTGTGATCGCCCCGTACGCGGAGGAAATGACCCGCTGCCTGCGGGCCCGCCGTCCGCTGCCCGCTCCGTGA
- a CDS encoding SMP-30/gluconolactonase/LRE family protein, which translates to MRPAKRAASPLPPLGLLGIGARGPEDVVVDGGGRVLTGTDDGRILRITLPAPGGVIRVEEIARTGGRPLGLDVLADGRLLVCDAERGLLRIAPESAGPPEVLAASVAGRPLRFCSNAAAAADGTVYFSVSSRRYGLAHWQADIVEHSGTGQLLRLRPGGTPEVLLDGLHFANGVVLSADESYVAVAETGAYRLTRLWLTGPRAGRHDTLVGDLPGFPDNLSRSAAGTIWTALAAPRQPPLEWLHRTPAGVRRRAGAAATRLRPPPRRGVRVLGIDPAGRVLHDLGRGRARFRMATSVCEHRGRLILGSLVERAIAVCDLPSPAPPTP; encoded by the coding sequence GTGAGGCCGGCGAAGCGCGCGGCCTCACCGCTGCCGCCGCTCGGCCTGCTCGGCATCGGCGCCAGGGGCCCGGAGGACGTCGTGGTCGACGGCGGCGGGCGGGTGCTGACGGGCACCGACGACGGCCGGATCCTGCGGATCACGCTGCCCGCGCCGGGCGGCGTGATCCGCGTCGAGGAGATCGCCCGCACCGGAGGCCGCCCGCTCGGCCTGGACGTCCTGGCCGACGGCCGCCTGCTGGTCTGCGACGCCGAGCGCGGGCTGCTGCGCATCGCCCCCGAATCCGCCGGCCCGCCCGAGGTGCTCGCGGCGTCGGTGGCCGGCCGGCCCCTGCGGTTCTGCAGCAACGCGGCCGCCGCCGCGGACGGCACCGTGTACTTCAGCGTCTCCAGCCGCCGCTACGGCCTCGCCCACTGGCAGGCGGACATCGTGGAGCACTCCGGCACGGGTCAGCTGCTGCGGCTGCGGCCGGGCGGCACTCCGGAAGTCCTGCTCGACGGGCTGCACTTCGCCAACGGGGTCGTCCTGTCCGCCGACGAGTCGTACGTGGCCGTCGCGGAGACCGGCGCGTACCGCCTCACCCGGCTGTGGCTGACCGGTCCGCGCGCCGGACGGCACGACACACTGGTCGGGGACCTGCCGGGATTCCCCGACAACCTCTCCCGCAGTGCCGCCGGGACCATCTGGACCGCCCTGGCGGCGCCCCGGCAGCCGCCGCTGGAGTGGCTGCACCGCACACCCGCCGGGGTGCGGCGGCGGGCCGGAGCCGCGGCCACCCGGCTCCGGCCGCCGCCGCGCAGGGGTGTCCGCGTCCTGGGCATCGACCCCGCGGGCCGCGTCCTGCACGACCTCGGACGCGGGCGCGCACGCTTCCGGATGGCGACCAGTGTGTGCGAACACCGAGGCAGGCTCATCCTGGGCAGCCTGGTGGAACGGGCGATCGCGGTGTGCGACCTGCCCTCCCCCGCCCCGCCGACCCCCTGA
- a CDS encoding isochorismatase family cysteine hydrolase, which produces MDKTAVIVIDMINTYDHDDADLLIPAAEAALPAMVDLLDRARRHDVPVIYANDNFGQWRSHHGELLERALAGPHADLVRPLSPDEDSLFVVKARHSIFYETPLSYLLREQGITHVVLCGQVTEQCVLYSALDAHIRHLKVTVPRDAVAHIHEDLADAALRMMGRNMDARITVARELRF; this is translated from the coding sequence ATGGACAAGACCGCCGTCATCGTCATCGACATGATCAACACGTATGACCACGACGACGCCGACCTGCTGATCCCGGCCGCCGAGGCGGCGCTGCCCGCCATGGTGGATCTGCTCGACCGGGCACGGCGCCACGATGTTCCCGTCATCTACGCCAACGACAACTTCGGGCAGTGGAGGTCGCACCACGGCGAGCTCCTGGAACGGGCCCTCGCGGGCCCGCATGCCGATCTCGTACGCCCGCTCAGCCCGGACGAGGACTCGCTGTTCGTGGTGAAGGCGCGGCACTCCATCTTCTACGAGACCCCGCTGAGCTATCTCCTGAGGGAGCAGGGGATCACGCATGTGGTGCTGTGCGGGCAGGTCACCGAGCAGTGCGTCCTCTACTCGGCGCTCGACGCCCACATCCGGCACCTCAAGGTGACCGTCCCCCGCGACGCGGTCGCGCACATCCATGAGGACCTGGCCGATGCCGCCCTGCGGATGATGGGGCGCAACATGGACGCACGCATCACGGTCGCCAGGGAGCTCCGGTTCTGA
- a CDS encoding HAD family hydrolase: protein MARAALFDVDGTLVDTNHLHVTTWWEAFRQAGHDVAMHDIHRSIGLGSDDLVARLLGEDRDRDKDEALSAAHTTLYATYFERIPALPGARDLLRELAGREWRIVLATSAGGAELAALRRAIDADDVIAGVASADDVAEGKPAPDPVHRALELAKTDPADAVFVGDTVWDMKAARAADVRAVGLLAGGIPRADLEEAGAQVVYGDTAELLSRLDTSIFAQMERAG, encoded by the coding sequence ATGGCACGTGCGGCTCTGTTCGACGTCGACGGCACCCTCGTCGACACCAACCACCTGCATGTGACGACCTGGTGGGAGGCGTTCCGCCAGGCCGGACACGACGTGGCCATGCACGACATCCACCGCTCGATCGGGCTGGGCTCCGACGACCTCGTCGCCAGGCTGCTCGGAGAGGACCGCGACCGCGACAAGGACGAGGCCCTCAGCGCCGCACACACCACCTTGTACGCCACCTACTTCGAGCGGATTCCGGCGCTGCCCGGGGCCCGCGACCTGCTGCGGGAGCTGGCCGGCCGGGAGTGGCGGATCGTGCTCGCCACCTCGGCGGGAGGAGCGGAGCTGGCGGCGCTGCGCCGCGCCATCGACGCCGACGACGTCATCGCGGGCGTCGCGAGCGCGGATGACGTGGCCGAGGGCAAGCCCGCTCCCGATCCGGTGCACCGGGCGCTGGAACTGGCCAAGACCGACCCCGCGGATGCGGTGTTCGTGGGCGACACGGTGTGGGACATGAAGGCGGCCCGCGCCGCTGACGTCCGCGCCGTCGGGCTGCTCGCGGGCGGGATCCCCCGCGCCGATCTCGAAGAGGCGGGCGCCCAGGTCGTGTACGGCGACACCGCGGAGCTGCTCTCACGCCTGGACACCAGCATTTTCGCCCAGATGGAGCGAGCGGGCTGA